GACGAACTGGGTGTGGAAATCAAAACCCTGCATCCGGATACCGAAACCCTGCTCACCAGCCTGCCCTGGCCGGGCAATGTCCGTCAGTTGGAAAATACCTGTCGCTGGCTGACGGTCATGGCCAGCGGGAATGAGATCCTGCCTTCTGATCTGCCGCCGGAACTGACGACAGTAGAAAGCCAGCCCACAGGCGACGGCAGCGAGCCGCACTGGCACCAGTCACTGCAAACCTGGGCCCGTCAGGCGCTGCAGCAGGGCAATCAGAATCTGCTGGGCGAAGCCATGCCGGAATTTGAGCGCATTCTGCTCGATACCGCGCTGGAGTTTACCCATGGTCACAAACAGGAAGCCGCCAAACTGCTCGGCTGGGGACGTAATACCCTGACCCGGAAACTGAAAGAGCTGAACATGGCCAACGACTGATCTTTTTCAGAGATTGCTCCTGAAATACTGGTGATTTTCTCAACACCTGAAGTAAACATTCGCCCGATCTGACGGATCGGGCCGGATCCTCCCCCAGCCCGGTAATGATTGTCTTCCGTTCTTTGCTTATACTGAGGCTACAGTTTTTCCGGGATACCATCATCATGATTCACAAACACCTGCCATTGACTGATTTGCACCGTCACCTTGACGGAAACATCCGTATTCAGACCATCCTTGAGCTGGGCCAGCAGTTTGGCATGACCCTGCCTGCCAATGACCTTGAATCACTGCGTCCGCACGTTCAGATCGTTGAAGCCGAGCCGAGTCTGGTTGCTTTCCTGTCCAAACTGGACTGGGGAGTGGCGGTACTGGGCGATCTGGAAGCCTGCCGCCGTGTTGCGTATGAGAACGTTGAAGACGCACTGAACGCACAGATCGATTACGCAGAGCTGCGTTTCTCGCCTTACTACATGGCAATGAAGCACAATCTGCCGGTAGCGGGTGTGGTCGAAGCTGTTGTTGACGGCGTCAAAGCCGGCTGCCGCGACTTTGGCATCAAAGCCAATCTGATCGGCATTATGAGCCGTACCTTTGGTATCCAAGCCTGTCAGCAGGAACTGGATGCGCTGCTGACCCAGAAAGACCATCTGGTGGCAGTCGATCTGGCCGGTGATGAGCTGGGCCAGCCAGGCAATCAGTTTGTCGGTCACTTCAAGCAAGTACGCGATGCAGGTCTTCAGGTGACGGTTCACGCTGGTGAAGCCGCAGGTCCTGAGAGCATGTGGCAAGCCATTCAGGAGCTGGGCGCCGTCCGGATTGGCCACGGTGTGAAAGCGGTCGAAGATGCCAAGCTGATGGACTATCTGGCCGAGCACAAGATCGGGATTGAGTCGTGCCTGACCTCAAACATCCAGACCAGCACCGTCGCCAGCCTGACCGCACACCCGATCAAGCAATTCCTGGATCACGGTATCCTGGCCTGTCTGAACACCGACGACCCGGCTGTGGAAGGCATCGAGCTGCCTTACGAGTACGAAGTCGCGGCACCACAGGCCGGTCTGACTCAGGATCAAATCCGTCAGGCGCAGATCAACGGTCTGGAGCTGGCGTTTCTGTCTGACAGCGAGAAAAATGCACTGCGTGAGATGGCTGCGAATCGTTAATCTCAAACCCGTCGCTTCATCATAAACCCATAGCTTCATCATGAAAAACGCCCCGGCTGGCATCCAGTCCGGGGCGTTCTTTTATACATAAATCACTCAGCGGAAACGGGACTTAAATCACCCGGGAAAACTGTTGCTGACGGGCACGCTGGCGCAGATACACATCAAAACACATGCAAATATTGCGGATCAGTAACCGGCCTTTCGGCGCGACCTGAATCCGGTCCGGCGTCACCGTGACCAGACCATCCTCAATGAAGGTCTGTAACAACGCCAAATCTTCCGCAAAGTAGTCTGCAAAGCAGATCCCGTAGCGCTGCTCGATGTCGGTTGTTGAGAGTTCGAACTGACAAATCAGAGTTTTAATCACTTCCCGGCGCAGCAGGTCATCCGCATTGAGGTTTACGCCTTTCCACAAGGCATGCTGCTGGGTCTCAATCTCGGCATAATACGCTTTCAGCTCTTTCTGATTCTGGGCATAACTGTCCCCCATCATGGAAA
This DNA window, taken from Photobacterium sp. CCB-ST2H9, encodes the following:
- the add gene encoding adenosine deaminase, translated to MIHKHLPLTDLHRHLDGNIRIQTILELGQQFGMTLPANDLESLRPHVQIVEAEPSLVAFLSKLDWGVAVLGDLEACRRVAYENVEDALNAQIDYAELRFSPYYMAMKHNLPVAGVVEAVVDGVKAGCRDFGIKANLIGIMSRTFGIQACQQELDALLTQKDHLVAVDLAGDELGQPGNQFVGHFKQVRDAGLQVTVHAGEAAGPESMWQAIQELGAVRIGHGVKAVEDAKLMDYLAEHKIGIESCLTSNIQTSTVASLTAHPIKQFLDHGILACLNTDDPAVEGIELPYEYEVAAPQAGLTQDQIRQAQINGLELAFLSDSEKNALREMAANR